DNA sequence from the Chloroflexota bacterium genome:
CAATCTATGATTGAGCGCCAGATAACACCCCGACTAGTCAGCCTCTTTGAGCAGTATCCGTTCGTAACTGTGACGGGACCTCGACAGTCGGGCAAAACAACCCTTTGCCGCGCGGCTTTCCCTGGACTGGCATACGTCAGCCTTGAAGCTCCAGATCAGAGGGAGTTCGCCGAATCAGATCCTCGTGGCTTTCTGTCACAGTTCAACAACGGCGCTATTCTGGACGAGATTCAGCATGTCCCCGAGTTGCTGTCTTACTTACAGGTGTTGGCTGACGATAGCGGCCGGAACAGCCAATTCGTGCTCACTGGTAGCGAGCAGTTCCGGCTATCGGAAGCCATCAGTCAATCTCTGGCAGGGAGGACGGCGTTGTTGCGCCTTCTTCCGTTTTCTATGGCAGAGAGGCAGAGAATCGGTGCCAGTGGTGAAATAGATGATGCCCTGTTTTCCGGGTTCTATCCCCGGATTCTCGATCAGAATCTCAATCCACGTCAGGCACTTGGGGACTATTTCGAGACGTACGTCGAGCGTGATGTGAGGCGGCTTGGCGGGATACGGGACCTGTCTGGGTTCCGGCGCTTCGTTCGCCTGTGTGCGGGGCGCGTCAGCCAACTGGTTAACCTAAGCTCACTTGGCGCAGATGCAGGCGTTTCTCATACGACGGCACGAGAGTGGCTTTCGGTGCTGGAGACGAGCTACATAATACTCCGGCTACAACCGTTTTACTCCAACCTTCGTAAGCGCTTGGTCAAGTCTCCGAAACTCTACTTCTATGACGTCGGGCTGGCCAGCTATCTCATCGGAATTGAAAGCAGTCGGCAGGTCGCGACACATCCACTGCGCGGACCTTTGTTTGAGAACGCGGTTGTCGCTGAGGCGTTGAAATATCGATTCAATCGTGGTATGAACCCCAACCTGTCATTCTACAGGGATTCGAGCGGACTGGAGTGTGACCTTCTCTATGAGACGGGAGACGGCCTGACCGCCATCGAGGTAAAGTCGGGGTCGACTGTCGTTTCGGACTACTTCGGGTCGCTCAATCGCGTCGCCGAAATTGTGACTCATATCTCGGCTAAAGCAGTCGTCTATGGGGGCATCGCCCGTCAGTCTCGAAGTGACTGTGAAGTGGTGCCACTCGGTGGGTTTGCAAGCACGTTGGAACGTATGGATGTCGATCAGGAAGTCATCGCCTTCGTGCAGGAGAATATGGGGTTTGAAGCAGACGCCTCCGACATCGACACGTTGGATGTTGTGTATCAGAGGCGCATCTTACAAATTATCTGGCACATACAGAATGCACTAGCTCCTTT
Encoded proteins:
- a CDS encoding ATP-binding protein, whose translation is MIERQITPRLVSLFEQYPFVTVTGPRQSGKTTLCRAAFPGLAYVSLEAPDQREFAESDPRGFLSQFNNGAILDEIQHVPELLSYLQVLADDSGRNSQFVLTGSEQFRLSEAISQSLAGRTALLRLLPFSMAERQRIGASGEIDDALFSGFYPRILDQNLNPRQALGDYFETYVERDVRRLGGIRDLSGFRRFVRLCAGRVSQLVNLSSLGADAGVSHTTAREWLSVLETSYIILRLQPFYSNLRKRLVKSPKLYFYDVGLASYLIGIESSRQVATHPLRGPLFENAVVAEALKYRFNRGMNPNLSFYRDSSGLECDLLYETGDGLTAIEVKSGSTVVSDYFGSLNRVAEIVTHISAKAVVYGGIARQSRSDCEVVPLGGFASTLERMDVDQEVIAFVQENMGFEADASDIDTLDVVYQRRILQIIWHIQNALAPFERLFRGIYQQSYISLGQHRVNSSSLLTSGNWDRTKSDHIVTRGFSLTEDKPLNIEHQFVFSDYTGSREIDSNLILSISWKLSGESLSQSVAIDQEGIAELEESISYSELQDGVIDRDLFVAKIMTHIMGRIVNLSEGR